A single genomic interval of Bacillota bacterium harbors:
- a CDS encoding heme ABC transporter ATP-binding protein, protein MDALLAMEHVEFRHNGSFALQDMNLTVPPGDFLGIIGPNGSGKSTALRLLAGYLRPQKGRVLLANKDISKLSRNQVAKQVAVVSQGTATDFEFTVEEVVRMGRLPYLKRWQTEAPGDSEIVEEALATTGIAPFRHRQLARLSGGEAQRVLLAQALAQQPKVLLLDEPTTYLDMAHQQEFFNLMARLNSQGVTIVAVLHDLNLAALYCRRLVAMKAGRVMTTGDVDTVITAANIRALYGCPVEVFRHPRRDKPQVSMLPADTRLA, encoded by the coding sequence ATGGACGCTTTGTTGGCCATGGAGCATGTTGAATTCCGCCATAATGGTTCTTTTGCGCTCCAGGACATGAATTTGACAGTGCCCCCAGGAGATTTCCTCGGAATCATCGGCCCCAACGGTTCGGGCAAGTCTACCGCCCTGCGCTTGTTGGCGGGCTACCTGCGACCCCAGAAAGGCCGCGTGTTGTTGGCCAATAAGGACATCAGCAAGCTCTCCCGCAATCAGGTGGCGAAGCAAGTGGCCGTGGTGTCCCAAGGGACTGCCACCGATTTTGAGTTCACCGTCGAGGAAGTGGTGCGCATGGGGCGCCTGCCCTACCTGAAGCGCTGGCAGACCGAGGCCCCCGGCGATTCGGAGATTGTCGAGGAGGCGCTGGCGACCACCGGCATTGCCCCTTTCCGGCACCGGCAGCTGGCCCGCCTCAGCGGCGGTGAAGCCCAGCGGGTGCTGCTGGCCCAGGCCCTGGCCCAGCAACCCAAGGTGCTGCTCTTGGATGAGCCCACCACCTATCTGGACATGGCCCACCAGCAGGAGTTTTTTAACCTAATGGCCCGGCTCAACAGCCAGGGCGTGACGATTGTTGCGGTGCTTCATGACCTCAACCTGGCGGCCCTCTATTGCCGGCGATTGGTGGCGATGAAGGCGGGAAGGGTTATGACCACCGGCGATGTAGATACGGTGATCACAGCCGCCAACATCCGGGCGCTGTATGGCTGCCCGGTGGAGGTCTTCCGCCATCCTCGGCGGGATAAACCCCAGGTTTCGATGCTGCCAGCGGACACCCGCCTGGCGTAA
- a CDS encoding ABC transporter substrate-binding protein produces MKKQIILVCMLVFTLALSGCSLFRTEPVSGTMELTDDFDREITLEQPAERIISLAPATTEILFALGVGERIVGATEYCNYPEAALDIPRMGAFDEPNLELMLSKEPDLVLAASLHKETVEALEDLDVPVLALDPDTFEEIYANIRLLAKATGTEAKGEELIADMEARLEAVVETFVDVAEEEKPVVYYEVWYPEPMTAGQETFIDIMINLAGGRNLAHDMERYPTISEEILFERNPALIVHGHSEATVQDFAERTGWTVIEAVQTGNIHYVDQDVFNRPGPRMVEAVETMAKMIHPERYE; encoded by the coding sequence ATGAAAAAACAGATTATCTTGGTATGCATGTTGGTATTTACACTGGCGCTGAGCGGTTGTTCACTGTTTCGCACGGAGCCGGTTTCCGGGACTATGGAGCTGACCGATGATTTTGACCGGGAAATTACACTGGAGCAGCCGGCAGAGCGAATTATCTCCCTGGCTCCGGCGACAACCGAAATTCTCTTTGCCCTGGGTGTGGGCGAGCGGATTGTCGGCGCCACCGAATATTGTAATTACCCGGAGGCGGCCCTGGATATCCCCCGGATGGGTGCTTTTGACGAGCCCAATCTGGAATTGATGCTCTCCAAGGAGCCGGATTTGGTGCTGGCCGCCAGTTTGCACAAGGAGACTGTGGAGGCGCTGGAAGATTTGGATGTCCCGGTGCTGGCTTTGGATCCGGATACCTTTGAGGAGATATATGCTAACATCCGCCTGCTGGCCAAGGCGACAGGCACTGAAGCTAAAGGCGAAGAATTGATTGCCGATATGGAGGCCCGCCTGGAGGCTGTTGTTGAAACTTTTGTCGATGTGGCGGAGGAAGAAAAACCGGTTGTCTATTATGAGGTATGGTATCCCGAGCCGATGACCGCTGGCCAGGAGACCTTCATCGATATCATGATCAATTTGGCCGGGGGGCGCAACCTGGCCCACGATATGGAACGTTACCCGACCATCAGCGAGGAGATATTGTTCGAGCGCAATCCGGCCCTGATTGTCCACGGCCATTCTGAGGCTACGGTTCAGGACTTCGCGGAGCGCACCGGTTGGACTGTAATCGAGGCAGTGCAAACCGGCAATATTCACTATGTGGATCAGGATGTCTTCAACCGTCCGGGACCGCGGATGGTGGAGGCCGTCGAAACCATGGCGAAAATGATTCATCCGGAACGGTACGAGTAA
- a CDS encoding ABC transporter permease — translation MKPADIFSLARNNLARGKLKNALFVVMFVVTISGLLITLTFYFVAIQIKSDYIDENITNRELIVSADYAVLSPQNPEHGVLRDLNTLENIKYAYPFVHDISAAAKINGNLPDFECVLVSGSPDHFPAVAEGDSLVSDKTALLPDPLFIPLEYGVGYTTIDAGDYIGRELKIAHPDGEKSVKVAGIYDRELDRPVNEIWLPLANMQALSLDTPSEDSGLFTVVITHSSHRDETLNAINNLPGLTASAIESDMNPTTARLYNQALELLTVIILIITVLLISLYVVTISNKIRQQRKMIALLKAIGYRNAIIFRVLLAEILMITLLAYSLSILSAFIVSGIALSLQSALAFPFQQLVQIYSTLILFALPLVSFIGFAACLIAIGKVRKISPTILLKNA, via the coding sequence ATGAAGCCCGCAGATATTTTCAGCCTTGCCCGGAACAATCTCGCCCGGGGCAAGTTAAAAAATGCCCTGTTTGTTGTAATGTTTGTTGTCACAATCAGCGGTTTACTAATAACCCTTACTTTTTACTTCGTTGCCATACAGATTAAATCTGACTATATTGACGAGAACATTACTAATCGTGAGCTAATTGTCAGTGCTGACTACGCCGTCTTAAGCCCCCAGAACCCGGAACATGGGGTCCTCAGGGATTTAAACACGCTGGAAAATATTAAATATGCATATCCATTTGTGCACGATATCAGCGCCGCCGCAAAGATAAACGGCAACCTTCCTGACTTCGAATGTGTATTGGTTTCCGGTTCTCCCGATCACTTTCCCGCAGTCGCTGAAGGCGACAGCTTAGTTTCTGACAAAACCGCCTTGCTTCCAGACCCATTGTTTATTCCATTAGAGTATGGCGTCGGTTACACGACGATTGACGCGGGGGATTATATCGGTCGGGAACTTAAAATAGCCCATCCTGATGGTGAAAAATCAGTGAAAGTAGCAGGGATATACGACCGGGAACTTGACCGACCTGTGAATGAAATTTGGCTCCCGCTGGCGAACATGCAGGCCTTATCCCTTGACACACCATCCGAAGATTCAGGCCTGTTTACTGTGGTCATTACCCACTCCAGTCACAGAGATGAAACGCTGAACGCGATTAATAATCTACCCGGACTTACTGCCTCAGCCATCGAATCTGACATGAATCCAACGACAGCCAGACTCTACAACCAGGCTTTAGAGCTTCTGACTGTCATTATCCTGATTATTACAGTGCTTCTAATCAGTCTCTATGTAGTGACGATTTCCAATAAGATTCGTCAGCAAAGAAAAATGATTGCCCTACTAAAAGCAATCGGTTACCGAAATGCAATCATTTTTCGAGTCCTTCTGGCAGAGATATTGATGATTACGCTTCTCGCCTACTCGCTTAGTATTCTAAGCGCATTTATTGTTTCTGGTATCGCACTTTCCCTGCAATCTGCCCTGGCCTTCCCTTTCCAACAGCTGGTTCAAATTTACTCAACGTTAATTCTATTTGCTCTTCCACTAGTTAGCTTCATCGGATTTGCCGCCTGCTTAATCGCCATCGGCAAGGTTCGAAAAATCAGCCCTACCATCCTACTAAAAAACGCATAA
- a CDS encoding FAD-dependent oxidoreductase, which produces MNYELIIIGGGPAGLAAAIEAKKNGLEKILILERDRELGGILQQCIHNGFGLHVFKEELTGPEYAQRFIDELHSLGIEYKLDTMVLSIAEDRSVTALNSRDGLLQLQVGAIILAMGCRERTRGALAIPGTRPAGVFTAGTAQRFVNMEGYMVGRKVVILGSGDIGLIMARRLTLEGAEVLAVAELMPYSGGLNRNIVQCLHDYDIPLLLSHTVVDIQGQKRVEAVTIARVDENLRPLPGTEKRYECDTLLLSVGLIPENELSREVGIELDPRTGGPVVTEALETSAPGIFACGNVVHVHDLADWVSEEAQRAARGAARYLQGIAAKGARISARPGPGVRYVVPQQICRENLTGKIELLLRVTDIYNNARLQVKSGDKVIKSLKRLHMAPGEMESVKLAAEDLTAADSITVQVEEATDK; this is translated from the coding sequence ATGAACTACGAGCTGATTATCATTGGTGGCGGCCCGGCAGGCCTGGCGGCGGCCATCGAGGCAAAAAAGAATGGCTTAGAGAAAATCCTCATCCTGGAGCGGGACAGGGAGCTGGGGGGAATTCTCCAGCAGTGCATACACAATGGCTTCGGTCTCCATGTGTTCAAGGAGGAGCTGACCGGACCCGAATACGCCCAGCGCTTTATCGATGAACTGCACAGCTTAGGGATTGAATACAAACTTGACACGATGGTGCTTTCAATAGCGGAAGACCGCAGTGTCACCGCCCTCAACAGTCGCGACGGTTTGCTGCAACTCCAGGTCGGGGCAATAATCCTCGCCATGGGCTGCCGGGAGCGGACCCGGGGCGCCCTGGCGATTCCCGGCACCCGCCCCGCCGGGGTGTTCACCGCCGGTACCGCTCAACGCTTTGTGAACATGGAAGGGTATATGGTGGGGCGCAAGGTGGTTATCCTCGGCTCCGGAGATATCGGGCTGATTATGGCCCGGCGCCTGACCTTAGAAGGGGCTGAAGTGCTGGCAGTGGCCGAGCTGATGCCCTATTCCGGCGGTCTGAACCGGAATATCGTGCAATGCCTCCACGACTACGACATCCCCCTTCTTCTCAGCCATACGGTGGTGGATATCCAGGGGCAAAAACGGGTTGAAGCAGTGACGATTGCCCGGGTGGACGAGAATTTACGCCCGCTACCGGGAACAGAAAAGCGCTATGAATGCGATACTCTGCTTTTATCTGTCGGCCTGATCCCGGAGAATGAGCTTTCCCGGGAGGTGGGAATTGAGTTGGATCCCCGCACCGGCGGGCCGGTGGTCACTGAAGCATTAGAGACTTCGGCGCCAGGAATCTTTGCCTGCGGCAACGTGGTCCACGTCCACGATCTCGCCGACTGGGTCAGCGAGGAAGCGCAGCGGGCGGCCCGGGGCGCTGCCCGATATCTACAAGGGATCGCGGCCAAAGGCGCCAGAATATCTGCCCGCCCCGGACCCGGTGTTCGCTATGTGGTGCCGCAGCAAATATGCCGCGAGAATCTGACGGGAAAAATCGAGCTATTGCTGCGGGTGACGGATATTTACAATAACGCCCGCCTGCAAGTGAAATCTGGGGACAAGGTGATAAAATCCCTGAAACGTCTGCATATGGCGCCGGGGGAAATGGAGTCGGTGAAGCTGGCTGCCGAAGATTTGACCGCTGCCGACAGTATCACAGTTCAAGTAGAGGAGGCGACAGACAAGTGA
- a CDS encoding YheC/YheD family protein, translating to MVFCFSPAGINWSKETISGLYFVNEEWKRAVFPFPDAVYNRLYNKKQTGAMKSLERSIGWQKIFNKVTHLDKWQINNALSSNSLQAKLPGTQLYNKENLFDMLDHYHHIIIKPRYGCFGRNIYCIESNNDKFFIYRQTTTANLVFTDQGELLNKLDSLMQGKKYIIQQKIKLAEIDGRLFDIRVLVQKNKHGNWVVTGKLSRIAVKNFYITNVCQEIRPVTETLQESGQFTPELIAAVDASSIEAAKLLDKKLGHLGEIGIDFCIDYRNKLWLLEVNGKPMKNLFEQLDNQRLIKTVYFRPLEYAAFLAQK from the coding sequence ATGGTTTTCTGCTTTAGCCCAGCTGGTATTAACTGGTCAAAAGAAACAATCTCTGGTCTGTATTTTGTGAACGAAGAATGGAAGCGAGCTGTGTTTCCGTTTCCGGATGCGGTGTATAACCGTTTATACAATAAGAAGCAGACCGGAGCCATGAAAAGCTTAGAAAGAAGCATCGGCTGGCAAAAGATTTTTAATAAAGTTACCCATCTAGATAAATGGCAAATTAACAACGCTCTAAGTAGCAATTCGCTACAGGCAAAACTACCGGGTACACAGCTTTATAATAAAGAGAATTTGTTTGATATGCTTGATCACTACCATCATATTATTATCAAACCGCGTTACGGTTGTTTTGGTAGAAACATTTACTGTATTGAAAGTAACAATGACAAGTTTTTTATATATAGGCAAACCACCACAGCGAATTTGGTATTTACTGATCAAGGGGAGTTGTTAAATAAACTAGATAGCCTAATGCAGGGCAAAAAATACATTATCCAACAAAAAATTAAGCTTGCAGAAATTGATGGGCGATTATTTGACATTCGGGTCCTTGTTCAAAAAAACAAACATGGAAACTGGGTTGTTACCGGAAAATTATCTAGAATTGCAGTAAAAAACTTTTATATAACCAACGTCTGCCAAGAAATAAGGCCGGTAACAGAAACCTTGCAGGAGTCTGGGCAGTTTACACCAGAATTAATAGCGGCTGTCGATGCCAGCAGTATTGAAGCAGCTAAATTGCTGGACAAAAAGCTCGGTCATTTAGGCGAAATTGGTATAGATTTTTGCATTGATTATAGAAACAAACTTTGGCTTCTTGAAGTAAATGGAAAGCCGATGAAAAATTTGTTTGAGCAACTAGATAATCAAAGGTTAATCAAGACCGTATATTTCCGCCCTTTGGAATATGCCGCTTTTTTAGCACAGAAATAA
- a CDS encoding iron chelate uptake ABC transporter family permease subunit has product MRRGRLNRAGIFISLTVACLLVIIFSIAVGAVKIPVGAIVKTLSGQGETIQDYWQTIILQLRLPRVLLALQVGMALALAGSTMQGLFKNPLADPYVLGVSSGGAVGAAGAMLLGLGWSGFGAVAVPLFAFAGALLSLLLVYWLAKSGGRLPVFNLLLAGVAVSIFLGAIVSMLMYFSGEQLQQVVFWMMGGFGGRTWFHVVAILPYVLLGSGVIFWHGRELDALALGEEQAYYMGVDVERIKRRLLWSASLLAASAVAVSGLIGFVGLVVPHAMRILGGPNHRYLLPAAALAGAVFLAGADIVARVLIAPEVLPVGLVTALIGGPFFLYLLKNRRVN; this is encoded by the coding sequence ATGCGCCGGGGGAGGTTGAACCGGGCAGGGATTTTCATTAGCTTGACGGTAGCCTGTTTGCTGGTGATTATCTTCAGCATCGCCGTCGGCGCAGTGAAAATTCCCGTGGGCGCAATTGTAAAAACCTTAAGTGGCCAGGGCGAGACAATTCAAGATTACTGGCAGACAATTATCCTGCAGCTGCGCCTGCCCCGGGTTCTGCTTGCCCTGCAGGTGGGCATGGCTCTGGCCCTGGCGGGCAGCACCATGCAGGGGCTGTTTAAAAATCCTCTGGCCGATCCATACGTGTTGGGAGTTTCCTCCGGTGGCGCTGTCGGCGCCGCCGGGGCAATGCTCCTGGGCTTGGGCTGGAGCGGATTTGGCGCGGTGGCTGTGCCGCTGTTCGCCTTCGCCGGGGCCCTGCTTTCCTTGCTTTTGGTCTATTGGCTGGCCAAGAGCGGCGGCCGCCTGCCAGTGTTCAATCTCCTGTTGGCGGGAGTGGCGGTGAGTATTTTCCTGGGCGCAATTGTATCGATGCTGATGTATTTCAGCGGTGAGCAATTGCAGCAGGTTGTGTTTTGGATGATGGGCGGCTTTGGCGGCCGCACCTGGTTCCATGTGGTGGCAATTCTGCCCTACGTCCTCCTGGGCTCGGGCGTCATCTTTTGGCACGGCCGGGAGTTGGATGCCCTGGCCCTGGGTGAAGAGCAGGCCTACTATATGGGCGTGGACGTGGAGCGGATTAAGCGCCGCCTGCTTTGGTCGGCCTCGCTGCTGGCGGCCAGTGCCGTTGCCGTCAGCGGCCTGATTGGCTTTGTAGGCCTGGTGGTGCCCCACGCCATGCGGATTCTGGGCGGCCCCAATCACCGCTATCTGTTGCCGGCGGCGGCCCTGGCCGGGGCAGTGTTCCTGGCCGGCGCCGATATCGTCGCCCGGGTGCTGATTGCGCCGGAGGTCCTGCCGGTGGGCCTGGTGACAGCGTTAATCGGCGGACCGTTTTTCCTCTATTTGCTCAAGAACAGGAGGGTGAACTGA
- a CDS encoding DUF1667 domain-containing protein, with product MICIVCPRGCELEVQRDTTGTSGYRVSGHLCPRGEKYGITEMTNPTRVLTTTVQVSGGGLPRLPVRSAGAVPKDKIFEIMDALRQVQVRAPVKCGQVVVANILGTGIDIIASRDLN from the coding sequence ATGATCTGCATTGTCTGTCCCCGGGGGTGTGAGCTGGAAGTGCAGCGGGATACAACGGGCACCTCGGGGTATCGGGTCAGCGGTCACCTCTGCCCCCGGGGCGAAAAGTATGGGATAACGGAAATGACCAATCCCACCCGGGTGTTGACTACCACAGTGCAGGTAAGCGGTGGAGGTCTTCCGCGCCTGCCGGTGCGCAGCGCGGGCGCGGTGCCCAAGGATAAGATTTTCGAGATTATGGACGCACTAAGGCAGGTGCAGGTTCGGGCCCCGGTGAAATGTGGCCAGGTGGTGGTTGCGAATATCCTTGGGACGGGGATCGATATCATTGCCAGTCGGGATTTAAATTGA
- a CDS encoding NAD(P)/FAD-dependent oxidoreductase, producing MYDVAIIGAGISGAAIARELSRYALRIALLEKENDVSLGTTRANSAIVHAGYDARPGTMKARFCAAGNALYEDLCNELAVPFVRNGSLVAAFTEDELGKLEALMARGRENGVPGLEILDRARARQLVPNLADSVVGGLYASSAGIVGPWELTLALVENAVQNGVDLFLNAPVTALAPSDAGFQIHAGGQALAARLVINCAGLQADQIHRLLAPPPFTITPVRGEYLLFDKSAGGFTAQRTVFGVPGPQGKGVVLLPTAHGNLLLGPNAEAADSAENTETTAAGLDYIREYARKRFRDLPLREVITSFAGLRAKTEHGDFELGASEIPGFINVAGIASPGLTAAPAIARYVADLVAEQLGELAVKPDFQPQREPSPVFMELSPTEQAALLARDPRYGRVICRCEQITEGEIVAAIHRQPVATTVDAIKRRVRPGAGRCQGGFCLPRVMEILARELGRDMLSIYKDRQGSYILTGATKTGGEEA from the coding sequence ATGTATGATGTGGCGATAATCGGCGCCGGTATCTCCGGCGCGGCAATTGCCCGGGAGCTTTCCCGTTATGCGCTGCGGATTGCTTTGCTTGAGAAGGAGAATGATGTGTCCCTGGGAACGACCAGGGCCAACAGCGCCATTGTCCACGCCGGCTATGATGCCCGACCCGGCACCATGAAAGCGCGGTTTTGCGCGGCAGGAAACGCCCTTTATGAGGATTTGTGTAATGAGCTGGCGGTGCCCTTTGTGCGCAATGGCTCGTTGGTGGCGGCTTTTACTGAGGACGAACTGGGCAAGCTGGAAGCGCTCATGGCCCGGGGCCGCGAAAACGGTGTTCCGGGGCTGGAGATTCTAGACCGGGCCCGGGCCCGGCAGTTGGTGCCCAATCTTGCCGATTCAGTCGTCGGCGGCCTCTATGCGTCCAGCGCCGGTATTGTCGGGCCCTGGGAGTTGACGCTTGCGCTGGTGGAGAATGCAGTTCAAAATGGCGTGGATTTGTTCCTCAACGCACCGGTCACTGCCCTGGCGCCATCCGACGCAGGCTTTCAGATCCACGCCGGCGGGCAGGCGCTTGCGGCCAGGTTGGTTATAAATTGTGCCGGGCTCCAGGCAGATCAAATTCATCGTCTCTTGGCCCCGCCGCCATTTACCATCACTCCCGTCCGGGGTGAATACCTGCTCTTTGACAAGAGCGCAGGTGGGTTTACCGCTCAGCGGACGGTTTTCGGCGTCCCCGGACCCCAGGGCAAGGGCGTAGTTCTCTTGCCCACGGCGCACGGCAATCTGCTCCTGGGCCCCAACGCAGAAGCGGCAGACAGCGCGGAAAACACCGAAACCACGGCGGCCGGACTGGACTATATCCGGGAATATGCGCGCAAGCGGTTCAGGGATTTGCCACTCAGGGAGGTAATAACCAGTTTTGCCGGGCTCCGGGCCAAGACAGAGCACGGAGATTTTGAGCTGGGCGCAAGCGAAATCCCTGGCTTTATCAATGTCGCCGGCATTGCCTCGCCGGGTTTGACAGCAGCACCGGCAATCGCCCGGTATGTGGCCGATTTGGTGGCGGAACAGTTGGGAGAGTTGGCTGTGAAACCAGACTTTCAGCCCCAACGGGAGCCGTCACCGGTGTTCATGGAACTATCACCAACGGAGCAAGCGGCGCTCCTGGCCCGGGACCCCCGCTACGGCCGAGTAATCTGCCGCTGCGAACAGATTACCGAGGGGGAGATTGTGGCAGCCATTCACCGGCAACCCGTGGCCACCACTGTCGATGCCATCAAGCGCCGGGTACGGCCGGGGGCCGGGCGCTGCCAGGGCGGGTTTTGTCTGCCCCGGGTGATGGAAATCCTCGCCCGGGAGCTGGGTCGGGATATGCTGTCTATCTACAAAGATCGTCAGGGCTCCTATATTCTCACCGGCGCCACCAAGACAGGAGGGGAAGAGGCATGA
- a CDS encoding NUDIX hydrolase — MIRVDAVYALIYNEDKKKILMVNNKGGDWSLPGGAVEQGETLEHAVIREVMEETNLTIEADEIVAVNEAIFKEKGHHVLFITFKAKIIGGEISIKDTEEITEIEWVDIQKANELMPYLPNGVDSLLKASSPYTFQV; from the coding sequence ATGATTAGAGTGGATGCAGTATATGCGTTAATTTACAACGAGGATAAAAAGAAAATCCTTATGGTTAATAACAAAGGTGGAGATTGGTCGCTTCCTGGCGGTGCAGTGGAACAAGGGGAAACTTTAGAACACGCAGTTATCCGAGAGGTTATGGAAGAAACAAACTTAACAATTGAAGCTGATGAAATTGTCGCTGTCAATGAAGCAATCTTTAAAGAGAAGGGACATCACGTATTATTTATAACTTTTAAAGCAAAAATCATTGGGGGAGAAATCTCAATTAAAGACACGGAGGAAATTACAGAAATAGAATGGGTAGACATACAGAAGGCTAACGAACTAATGCCTTATCTTCCTAATGGAGTTGATAGCTTACTTAAAGCTTCGTCTCCTTATACATTTCAGGTTTAA
- the mgtE gene encoding magnesium transporter encodes MAMTERINQLLTNHQWAELKDLLNEDLGFQELLELLEEFSPQQQVVLFRFLTKDTALEVFELMDPTSQSQLLEAFTDTEVLEMVSGIDSSDQVRLLDELPAKVAKELLKAIPREDRDAAAILMGFQPGTAGRVMSPHYLRLRQDDTVATALERIRRLKPDREMLLDMWVTDKHRVLEGVVTLRDLVVADPAAKIGDLMDDDVVFVTADTDQEDAVNILRKFDLVSLPVVDSENRLVGVLEFDRALDIMQEEATEDLLETGGLLTLQKREENLSQKLIGGSIFQVLSVRLPFLAITLIGGLLAGLVISRFEEALETVVALAFFIPIVMDMGGNVGTQSTTIFTRGLVLGHVRPNEFGIALRREVLRGITIGIIVGFFTALIAAIWQGDPRIGLVVGLSLALTVTLAATLGFFIPWILFKLDFDQAAGAGPILTTIKDITGLLIYFYLAALFIDLI; translated from the coding sequence ATGGCCATGACCGAAAGAATCAACCAACTCCTTACCAACCACCAGTGGGCAGAACTTAAAGATCTGCTTAACGAAGACTTGGGTTTTCAGGAACTTCTGGAGCTGCTGGAAGAGTTTTCACCCCAACAACAGGTGGTGCTGTTCCGGTTTCTGACCAAAGACACAGCTCTCGAAGTCTTTGAATTGATGGACCCCACCAGCCAATCCCAGCTGCTGGAGGCTTTTACCGATACAGAGGTCCTTGAAATGGTTTCCGGCATCGATTCCTCGGACCAGGTTCGCCTGCTGGACGAATTGCCGGCGAAGGTGGCCAAGGAACTTTTGAAGGCGATTCCCCGGGAGGACCGGGACGCCGCGGCTATTCTCATGGGCTTCCAGCCCGGCACTGCCGGCCGGGTCATGTCGCCCCACTACCTGCGCCTGCGCCAGGACGATACGGTGGCGACAGCTTTAGAGCGGATCCGCCGCCTGAAACCGGACCGGGAAATGCTCCTGGACATGTGGGTCACCGACAAGCACCGGGTGCTGGAAGGCGTTGTCACCCTGCGTGACCTGGTGGTCGCCGACCCGGCAGCAAAGATTGGCGATCTCATGGATGATGATGTCGTGTTCGTCACCGCCGACACCGACCAGGAAGACGCCGTCAACATCCTACGTAAATTTGACCTGGTCAGCCTACCAGTTGTCGACTCGGAAAACCGTCTGGTGGGTGTGCTGGAATTTGACCGGGCGCTGGACATCATGCAAGAGGAGGCCACCGAAGACTTGTTGGAAACCGGGGGGTTGCTCACCCTCCAGAAGCGGGAGGAAAATCTCAGCCAGAAACTGATTGGAGGCAGCATCTTCCAGGTGCTCTCGGTGCGTCTGCCCTTTCTCGCCATCACCTTGATTGGCGGCCTGCTGGCCGGTTTGGTAATCAGCCGCTTTGAAGAGGCGCTGGAAACTGTAGTTGCCCTGGCCTTCTTTATTCCCATCGTCATGGACATGGGCGGCAATGTCGGCACCCAATCCACCACAATTTTTACCCGGGGCCTGGTGCTAGGCCATGTGCGCCCCAATGAATTCGGCATTGCCCTGCGCCGGGAAGTACTGCGGGGAATTACAATTGGCATCATTGTCGGCTTTTTTACTGCACTGATTGCCGCCATCTGGCAGGGAGATCCCAGAATTGGCCTGGTCGTCGGACTGTCGTTGGCCCTGACCGTCACTTTAGCTGCCACCTTGGGCTTTTTCATTCCCTGGATTTTGTTCAAACTGGACTTTGACCAGGCGGCGGGCGCCGGTCCCATCCTCACGACCATCAAGGATATTACCGGCCTCTTGATTTACTTCTACCTGGCGGCCCTGTTTATAGATCTGATTTAG